A single genomic interval of Rosistilla ulvae harbors:
- a CDS encoding FecR family protein: MSSDRPPIDNDEIRQLINALLDDSIDDKSFERLDHCIATNPDARQLYLDYLQIHQELPDLLEHADTDQLASGQCVLNPACDDLVFSPQTAAATTRMPAMLAAAILVPISLVVGIYVGTFTSMPVATNEVASDQVAVASEAHFVSLAHARFFGELPPQIGASPTLSRDYLLLQGMVELGFPNGATAVIQGPASFRVEGNELLALDIGQCSVHAPPGAEGFKVETPSLSIVDRGTRFSVNVSQASETDVQVLEGAADVYQKADSKHSQDAAPTSPLRLRENQAMRFASSKLEDSATVPFDRNRYQYGLPDRVVSYQATTSDTGHARALKSITVQRGDQIETIPIEQLIPAQMTWFHALPNHGYLAGGPKLPDQRASYASDRFLHTGVINIGGSEEPLTTDPVMAIDEAAESFGTPGMAIRFDRPVHNGPGPDVVLFELQLLMNPLEGDAFHVSPLKFEQGLHSHTITSFDLTMESPEALVLDKIHLYKFKQVPRSLEQLETLPCTSLYQGFRTQAIAVGIDLSDLGYPEGATVEGLFFQDNLADEYYLDPVFIAGLPEKIPRQTSPKSSPPVQIDN; encoded by the coding sequence ATGAGTTCCGACCGACCTCCGATCGACAACGATGAGATCCGCCAGCTGATCAACGCACTGCTGGACGATTCGATCGATGACAAGTCTTTTGAACGGTTGGATCATTGCATCGCGACGAACCCCGATGCGCGTCAGCTGTATCTGGACTATTTGCAAATTCATCAAGAGCTGCCCGATCTGTTGGAGCACGCCGACACAGATCAGCTCGCTAGCGGCCAATGCGTTTTGAATCCTGCTTGCGATGATCTGGTTTTCTCTCCACAAACTGCTGCCGCAACAACACGGATGCCAGCGATGCTCGCGGCCGCGATCCTCGTGCCGATTTCGCTTGTGGTTGGAATCTACGTCGGCACGTTTACATCGATGCCGGTAGCAACAAATGAAGTCGCCTCGGACCAGGTTGCAGTCGCCAGCGAAGCCCATTTTGTCAGCCTCGCTCACGCCAGATTCTTCGGTGAACTACCGCCTCAGATCGGTGCATCTCCCACGCTCAGCCGCGACTACTTGCTGCTTCAAGGGATGGTCGAGTTAGGCTTTCCCAACGGTGCGACCGCGGTCATCCAAGGGCCCGCTTCCTTCCGCGTCGAGGGAAACGAACTGTTGGCGCTCGACATCGGACAATGCAGCGTTCATGCCCCGCCGGGGGCTGAAGGTTTTAAGGTGGAGACTCCTAGCTTAAGCATCGTCGATCGCGGAACTCGGTTTTCGGTCAATGTTTCCCAAGCTAGCGAAACCGATGTGCAGGTTCTGGAAGGAGCCGCGGACGTCTACCAAAAAGCCGACTCGAAACACTCACAAGACGCAGCCCCAACGTCGCCGCTTCGTTTGCGAGAGAATCAGGCGATGCGATTTGCTTCCTCGAAGCTCGAGGATTCCGCGACGGTCCCCTTCGATCGAAATCGCTATCAGTACGGTCTTCCCGATCGCGTGGTCTCCTATCAGGCAACGACTTCGGACACCGGACACGCGCGTGCTTTGAAAAGCATTACGGTTCAGCGTGGGGATCAGATCGAAACGATTCCGATCGAACAATTGATCCCCGCGCAGATGACCTGGTTTCACGCCCTTCCCAACCACGGCTATCTGGCGGGCGGCCCCAAGTTGCCCGATCAACGCGCGTCCTACGCTTCGGATCGATTCCTTCATACGGGAGTCATCAATATCGGAGGCAGCGAGGAACCGCTGACCACCGATCCGGTGATGGCGATCGATGAAGCTGCGGAGTCGTTCGGGACTCCTGGGATGGCGATTCGGTTCGACCGCCCGGTGCACAACGGTCCCGGCCCCGACGTCGTCTTGTTCGAGCTGCAATTGCTGATGAATCCGTTGGAAGGCGACGCGTTCCACGTTAGTCCGCTGAAGTTCGAACAAGGATTGCATTCCCACACCATCACCTCATTCGATCTAACGATGGAGTCTCCCGAAGCGCTTGTGTTGGACAAAATTCACTTATACAAGTTCAAGCAGGTCCCACGTTCTTTGGAACAATTGGAAACGCTTCCATGCACGTCGCTCTACCAGGGATTCAGAACGCAGGCGATCGCTGTGGGGATCGATCTTTCCGACTTGGGTTATCCCGAGGGAGCGACTGTCGAAGGCCTGTTCTTTCAAGATAATCTCGCGGACGAATATTACCTGGACCCTGTCTTTATCGCCGGACTTCCCGAGAAGATCCCACGGCAAACGAGCCCAAAAAGTTCTCCTCCCGTGCAAATCGACAACTGA
- a CDS encoding DUF1553 domain-containing protein produces MNSIHHCLCVIAISVASSIVAPAIVRADEEPAAFWEFGPEEATPIRPVGGIHRDVPGPRPPMFPDFSVNNSAVNFDGKGSRFVFDDPGDDSPFDFDNGDEITLEAWINIRDLNEGDHSYIIGKGRTGNPGFSRDNQNWALRIRGLQGEARVSFLFATVPVQPQQRNWHRYTSLQGFRPRTGWHHIAVAYRFGEPKTMQTWIDGKKVPGTWDAGGPTSNTPAIDNDQIWIGSALSGAAGNSFRGGLDSIGVHRVMLDEKTLQSRFRRVGKAPDMESISTEMPKLGDLESGKVTVTFHEGLPNHDRWLYPEETLPPSATAWSGRSFLLDQIPLKYDDWGIRASWKAPVLVRMAADVSLPPGQHTILMRARGMARAWVDGQLVTMSKPLVGAPHGEEPITPVSPPPAPGHRPAWHRCQEATGQVEITASKPVRVVLDAIAGGKRFRPEPGELTLAVRLEGEEAFSVLRPAGLSESPFPLTDTAVENELRRIESTMTALNDTTRRQAASNQDAYWNKRHQAAHDWLAANPSPAVPSTDQPTTNPIDAFLQASTQPVDSTQESPTAPKQHQFFTTVLPILKSECIRCHGEKDKGGLSLGSRDLAVLGGDSGEPAIKPGDPHASELIIRLRSEDDDMRMPPTGKPLSEEKIMVLEKWITDGAKWPEMESQMVATESAALIGDTAFIRRAFLDTVGVVPSENDVTEFLSDTSADKRERLIDQLLDDPRWADNWMGYWLDMLAENPTLINASLNSTGPFRWYLYDSLRDNKPIDRMVSELLMMRGSAHDGGSAGFALAAQNDSPFAAKSHIVGNAFLGIEMQCARCHDSPYHSTSQRDLYSLAAMFARKPLSVPKSSTVPAGFFKKSDRNSLIKVTLKPGEKVTPTWPFAEVTGAKDDKSLRALMQRADDPREKLATLITAPQNQRFAQVIANRIWRRYIGAGIVEPPQDWEGNPASHPEMLEWLGKELVAKDYDIKQLARVIMTSQLYQREAIGQNRDATPEQRKFNAPDRRRLTAEQIADSFFQATGREMDVEPMTLDPDGRAATSTRNSYGKPNRCWMFVSNSNERDRPSLTLPRAEAVIEMLTAFGWTADRQAPKTDRETEPNVLQPAVMANSTLTISLTKAADASPLADLAVEAQSPQQLLDSLFLRFVSRRPTAAESEIFLAPLSEGFADRMVPEDQIVLPQAPPRLPQVTWWNHVRNDANTIQQEIASRVLQGPPADPRLKTAWRQRYEDVVWSIVNLREFVWMP; encoded by the coding sequence ATGAACTCCATCCATCATTGCTTGTGTGTTATTGCGATATCGGTAGCGAGTAGTATCGTCGCTCCCGCGATCGTTCGCGCGGACGAAGAGCCGGCTGCGTTTTGGGAATTTGGGCCCGAAGAAGCGACACCAATTCGTCCCGTCGGCGGAATCCACCGCGACGTCCCAGGGCCTCGGCCGCCGATGTTCCCCGACTTTTCTGTCAACAATTCGGCAGTCAACTTCGACGGCAAAGGGTCTCGATTCGTCTTCGACGATCCCGGCGACGACAGTCCGTTCGACTTCGACAACGGGGATGAGATCACGCTCGAAGCATGGATTAACATTCGCGATCTCAACGAAGGGGACCACTCCTACATCATCGGGAAAGGGCGGACCGGCAACCCCGGATTCTCGCGAGACAACCAAAACTGGGCGCTGCGAATTCGTGGGCTGCAGGGGGAGGCGCGGGTAAGTTTTTTGTTTGCCACCGTCCCCGTCCAACCACAACAAAGGAACTGGCATCGCTACACAAGCCTGCAAGGTTTTCGGCCGCGAACCGGTTGGCATCACATTGCCGTCGCGTATCGCTTTGGTGAACCGAAGACAATGCAAACGTGGATCGATGGCAAAAAGGTTCCCGGGACGTGGGATGCTGGCGGTCCGACTAGCAATACGCCAGCGATCGATAACGATCAAATCTGGATCGGTTCAGCGCTGTCAGGCGCTGCGGGAAACAGCTTTCGCGGAGGCCTCGATTCGATCGGCGTCCACCGTGTGATGCTCGACGAAAAGACGCTGCAATCGCGCTTCCGTCGCGTTGGCAAAGCGCCCGACATGGAATCGATCTCGACGGAGATGCCCAAGCTTGGCGACTTGGAATCGGGCAAAGTGACAGTCACCTTTCACGAAGGGCTCCCCAACCACGATCGCTGGCTGTATCCCGAAGAAACGCTACCGCCGAGTGCCACGGCTTGGTCAGGGCGGTCGTTTTTGCTGGACCAGATTCCACTGAAATACGACGACTGGGGCATTCGCGCCAGCTGGAAAGCTCCCGTTCTTGTGCGGATGGCAGCCGACGTCTCGCTTCCCCCGGGACAACACACAATCCTAATGCGTGCTCGAGGCATGGCGCGTGCGTGGGTCGACGGACAACTTGTCACGATGTCGAAACCGCTGGTCGGCGCGCCGCACGGCGAAGAACCGATCACTCCCGTCTCGCCACCACCGGCACCGGGACATCGCCCGGCATGGCATCGTTGCCAGGAGGCGACGGGACAGGTGGAGATCACCGCTTCGAAACCGGTCCGCGTCGTGCTCGACGCCATCGCTGGCGGCAAGCGTTTTCGACCGGAACCGGGAGAACTGACGCTGGCGGTTCGGCTGGAAGGGGAAGAAGCATTTTCCGTTTTGCGTCCCGCAGGCCTCTCCGAATCTCCATTCCCATTGACCGACACGGCGGTTGAAAACGAATTACGTCGGATCGAATCGACGATGACCGCGCTGAACGATACGACGCGGCGGCAAGCTGCCAGCAACCAGGACGCTTATTGGAACAAGCGGCATCAGGCAGCCCACGACTGGCTCGCGGCGAATCCATCCCCCGCTGTTCCTTCGACGGATCAACCGACGACCAATCCAATCGACGCATTTCTGCAAGCGTCGACGCAGCCGGTCGATTCGACGCAGGAGAGTCCAACAGCCCCCAAGCAGCACCAATTCTTCACGACAGTACTGCCGATCCTGAAGAGCGAATGCATTCGCTGCCATGGCGAGAAAGATAAGGGAGGCCTATCGCTGGGTTCGCGGGATCTGGCCGTCCTGGGTGGCGACTCGGGAGAACCGGCGATCAAACCAGGAGATCCGCACGCGAGCGAGTTGATAATTCGGCTGCGCAGCGAAGATGATGACATGCGGATGCCGCCAACGGGAAAACCACTCTCCGAAGAAAAGATCATGGTTCTGGAAAAATGGATCACCGACGGAGCCAAGTGGCCCGAAATGGAATCCCAGATGGTCGCCACAGAATCAGCCGCTTTGATCGGCGACACAGCGTTCATCCGCCGCGCGTTCCTCGATACCGTGGGCGTTGTTCCCAGCGAAAACGACGTGACGGAATTCTTGTCCGATACGTCCGCCGACAAACGGGAACGGCTGATCGATCAACTGCTGGACGATCCGCGTTGGGCCGACAACTGGATGGGATATTGGTTGGATATGTTGGCGGAGAATCCAACGCTGATCAACGCCAGCCTCAACAGCACGGGCCCCTTTCGATGGTATCTGTACGACTCGCTACGCGACAACAAACCGATCGATCGGATGGTCTCGGAATTGTTGATGATGCGTGGCAGCGCCCACGACGGAGGAAGTGCCGGCTTCGCTCTGGCCGCTCAAAACGACTCCCCTTTCGCGGCGAAAAGTCACATCGTTGGGAACGCGTTTCTGGGGATCGAGATGCAATGTGCCCGATGTCACGATTCTCCCTACCACTCGACATCGCAACGCGACCTCTATTCGCTAGCCGCGATGTTTGCTCGCAAGCCATTGAGCGTGCCCAAGTCGAGCACCGTTCCCGCTGGCTTCTTTAAGAAGTCGGACCGCAACTCCTTGATCAAAGTCACGCTCAAGCCAGGCGAAAAAGTAACGCCGACATGGCCGTTCGCCGAAGTCACGGGAGCGAAAGACGACAAGTCGCTGCGAGCGTTGATGCAGCGAGCCGATGATCCTCGCGAAAAATTGGCGACGCTGATTACCGCTCCACAAAACCAACGCTTCGCTCAGGTCATCGCCAATCGCATTTGGCGTCGCTACATCGGGGCTGGCATCGTGGAGCCGCCGCAAGATTGGGAAGGCAATCCCGCCAGCCACCCCGAGATGCTGGAATGGCTCGGTAAGGAACTTGTCGCGAAGGATTACGACATCAAACAACTGGCGCGTGTGATCATGACATCTCAGTTGTATCAACGCGAAGCGATCGGGCAAAACCGAGATGCAACGCCGGAGCAACGCAAATTCAATGCACCCGATCGACGACGTTTGACCGCCGAACAAATTGCCGATTCATTTTTCCAGGCGACTGGTCGCGAGATGGATGTCGAACCGATGACGCTCGATCCCGATGGCCGCGCCGCGACGAGTACTCGCAATTCTTATGGCAAGCCGAACCGCTGTTGGATGTTCGTCAGCAATTCCAACGAACGAGATCGCCCCAGCCTCACGCTGCCCCGCGCCGAGGCGGTGATCGAAATGTTGACAGCCTTCGGTTGGACGGCGGATCGCCAAGCGCCAAAGACCGACCGCGAAACCGAGCCAAACGTTTTGCAACCCGCGGTGATGGCCAACAGCACCCTGACGATCTCGTTGACCAAAGCTGCGGATGCAAGTCCGTTGGCCGATCTCGCTGTCGAAGCGCAGTCGCCGCAACAGTTGCTCGATTCGCTGTTCTTGCGATTCGTCAGCCGCCGGCCGACCGCAGCGGAGTCAGAGATCTTCCTGGCTCCGCTGAGCGAAGGCTTCGCCGATCGCATGGTGCCCGAGGATCAGATCGTTCTTCCCCAAGCGCCTCCGCGACTGCCGCAGGTCACGTGGTGGAATCACGTTCGAAACGATGCCAACACCATCCAGCAAGAAATCGCCAGCCGAGTCCTGCAAGGCCCGCCAGCCGATCCGCGGCTGAAGACTGCCTGGCGGCAGCGGTATGAGGATGTCGTCTGGAGCATCGTGAATCTGCGTGAATTTGTCTGGATGCCTTAA
- a CDS encoding dihydrodipicolinate synthase family protein: MPSSLPTQQSSRFQGTIPPIVTPLADDDRLDDAGCERLLEHLIEGGVDGIFLLGSSGEIVSLSQQLRADFVRKACRIINQRVPVFVGITDNSVVETKRFAQVASDAGADAVVLTTPFYYPIDQSELKTFVQSVLQGTDLPLLLYNMPAMTKLWFEAETVAELAQMDQIVGIKDSSQDLDYFRQLTSLKSVRPDWTFLIGHETLLAESLRVGGTGGVNLGTNLFPSLFSSLMQAHRANDDAAVQGLQTKIDSLAPIYKIANSSSPLLPLIGITKTALSIMGICNDRLAPPHHPCTPEQRQQLTAVIERLKTTLGA, from the coding sequence GTGCCTTCCTCGCTCCCCACACAGCAGTCCTCCCGTTTTCAGGGGACGATCCCACCGATTGTCACCCCCTTGGCAGACGACGATCGCCTGGACGACGCCGGTTGTGAACGGCTGCTCGAACACTTGATTGAGGGAGGTGTCGATGGCATCTTTCTACTCGGTTCTTCAGGTGAAATCGTCAGCCTAAGTCAGCAGCTTCGCGCGGACTTTGTTCGCAAGGCATGTCGCATCATCAACCAACGCGTTCCAGTATTCGTTGGGATCACCGACAACTCGGTAGTGGAGACGAAACGCTTCGCTCAAGTGGCATCCGACGCGGGAGCCGATGCCGTCGTCCTCACAACTCCGTTCTACTATCCGATCGATCAATCGGAACTCAAGACCTTCGTCCAATCGGTCCTGCAAGGGACCGATCTGCCGCTGTTGCTTTACAACATGCCAGCCATGACCAAGCTCTGGTTTGAAGCGGAGACCGTGGCCGAACTCGCACAGATGGACCAGATCGTTGGCATCAAGGATAGCAGTCAGGACCTCGATTATTTTCGCCAGCTGACAAGCTTGAAGTCCGTTCGCCCCGATTGGACATTTTTGATTGGTCACGAAACTCTGTTGGCAGAATCGCTGCGGGTGGGTGGAACCGGCGGTGTGAACTTGGGAACCAATCTATTCCCCAGCCTGTTCTCAAGCCTGATGCAGGCGCATCGGGCGAACGACGATGCCGCGGTGCAAGGTCTCCAGACCAAAATCGACTCGCTGGCCCCAATCTACAAAATCGCAAACAGCTCCTCGCCGCTGCTGCCACTGATCGGAATCACCAAGACAGCGCTGTCGATTATGGGGATTTGCAACGATCGCCTGGCACCGCCGCATCACCCCTGCACGCCCGAACAACGGCAGCAGCTGACCGCGGTGATCGAGCGACTGAAGACAACACTTGGCGCGTAG
- a CDS encoding DUF1501 domain-containing protein, producing MAQSPISPLGRRQFLATGATVAGLSAAPTLAASGQQARLQGQAEHVISIWLGGGMSQIDTFDPKKKGDPKKQTPGSYYDAIPTAVDDVSVCEHLPKVAAIMDRVTAVRTVNHSVIDEHAAATNWMHVGRPVSGTVVYPSLGSIVSHERGAISESAPPYVLIGYPNSSRGPGFLGAQHSYLYLTDTGRGPTGLARHMTVSRERQQRREQLLVQARRAQPELADRALRDYDAAAELGLRLSGPDFMRSFQLDSEPAALRENYGGEFGQRCLLARRLVERGVRFIEVSHNLNFLNGAGWDVHNRGILDQHKLIHELDDALATLVLDLENQGLLDKTLVMVSTEFGRPPQFDGGGGRGHQGTAFSCVLAGGGLNHCGAYGQTNELSQTITADPVSVPDLFATVHAALGIDYAKYLYNGDRPVPITDQGTPIAKLFG from the coding sequence ATGGCCCAATCACCTATTTCCCCGCTGGGACGTCGACAGTTCCTCGCGACCGGAGCCACAGTCGCGGGACTCTCTGCAGCCCCCACACTCGCCGCATCGGGCCAGCAAGCTCGCTTGCAAGGCCAAGCCGAACATGTGATCTCGATTTGGCTCGGCGGCGGCATGAGTCAGATCGACACGTTTGATCCGAAGAAGAAGGGAGATCCCAAAAAGCAGACGCCGGGATCCTACTACGACGCGATCCCGACAGCGGTTGACGACGTCAGTGTTTGCGAACATCTGCCCAAAGTCGCCGCGATCATGGATCGTGTTACGGCCGTGCGCACGGTGAATCATTCCGTCATCGATGAACATGCCGCCGCGACCAATTGGATGCACGTGGGACGGCCGGTCAGCGGAACCGTTGTCTATCCCTCGCTGGGATCGATCGTCTCGCACGAGCGTGGCGCCATCTCCGAATCCGCACCTCCCTACGTCCTGATCGGTTATCCCAACAGCTCACGAGGGCCGGGATTTCTCGGCGCACAGCACAGCTACTTATACCTGACCGACACCGGCCGCGGGCCAACCGGTTTGGCCCGGCACATGACCGTTTCCCGCGAACGTCAACAGCGCAGAGAACAGCTGCTCGTTCAAGCCCGTCGCGCTCAACCGGAACTAGCAGACAGAGCGTTGCGAGACTATGACGCGGCGGCCGAACTGGGACTGCGGCTCAGCGGCCCCGATTTCATGCGCAGCTTTCAATTGGATAGCGAACCGGCGGCGCTTAGGGAAAATTATGGAGGCGAGTTTGGGCAACGCTGTCTGTTAGCGCGGCGGCTGGTCGAACGAGGAGTTCGATTTATCGAAGTCTCTCACAATTTGAACTTCCTCAACGGCGCCGGTTGGGATGTTCACAACCGTGGCATTCTCGACCAGCACAAATTGATCCATGAACTCGACGACGCGCTCGCGACGCTGGTTCTCGATCTGGAAAACCAAGGTCTCCTGGACAAGACGCTTGTCATGGTGAGCACCGAATTCGGGCGGCCACCTCAATTCGATGGCGGTGGCGGGCGGGGACACCAAGGCACTGCCTTCTCATGTGTGCTTGCCGGCGGTGGTTTGAACCACTGTGGCGCGTATGGCCAAACGAACGAACTGTCGCAAACAATTACCGCCGACCCGGTCTCAGTCCCCGACCTATTCGCGACGGTCCATGCCGCGCTCGGGATCGATTATGCAAAGTATCTCTACAATGGCGATCGCCCGGTCCCAATCACGGATCAAGGAACCCCAATCGCCAAGTTGTTTGGTTGA
- a CDS encoding sigma-70 family RNA polymerase sigma factor — protein MTSCHEKEEFARVFARIEGRLRRYVQSMVPTASDADDVMQETAISLMRKFDQYDPELPFFNWACRFAQFAAKKHHSRTLANRRQFSDAAIDAIADDYPGHQQLAVERRKALSDCIKHLSAEDRRLVELRYFSDETVDNLSQRIDEPVARLYRSLSRIRKALANCVLKKMGTEEII, from the coding sequence GTGACGAGTTGCCATGAGAAAGAAGAGTTTGCTCGCGTGTTTGCGCGCATCGAGGGCAGGTTGCGGCGATACGTGCAGTCGATGGTCCCAACCGCCAGCGATGCCGACGACGTGATGCAAGAGACAGCGATTTCATTGATGCGCAAGTTCGACCAATACGATCCAGAACTTCCGTTTTTCAATTGGGCGTGCCGGTTCGCACAGTTTGCAGCGAAAAAGCATCACAGTCGCACGCTGGCCAACCGCCGCCAATTTTCCGACGCCGCGATCGATGCGATCGCGGACGATTACCCAGGCCACCAGCAGCTAGCTGTCGAACGCCGGAAAGCACTCAGCGATTGCATAAAGCACCTGAGCGCCGAGGACCGCCGACTTGTCGAACTGCGTTACTTCAGCGACGAAACCGTGGACAACTTATCTCAGCGGATCGATGAACCTGTCGCTCGACTCTATCGTTCGCTCTCGCGAATCCGAAAAGCGTTAGCAAATTGTGTTCTCAAGAAAATGGGGACGGAGGAAATTATATGA